A window of Oscillospiraceae bacterium contains these coding sequences:
- a CDS encoding NADH-quinone oxidoreductase subunit M: MPALSYIAVSFLVVPLAVVVLLNLFPKKSADRIALYFAYFGAAAQIASSAAGFFLLGAANTHEYDFSLFWNIAKAGSERFEVTSLSLVILFCIGFVSFVSVLVANETVKTKKGAFVSLLMTLMLGMNGMVIVTDLFSLYVFLEIVGISSFVLIAMFKTEEGLEGAFKYLVMSSLASIFILTGLAFLFMQTGSLQYSELGMNALSMGTRSEGILVYVAFVLMIAGFAIKTGAVPFHSWLPDAHQSANTAVSVLLSGIVIKVAGIYGLIVLTKLFPQSAAIKMTLALIGVISIIAGALFALRQNHFKRIVAYSSVSQMGYILLGISTGSVLGLLGAVIHIFNHATMKCTLFSNAAALHEQTGTLDINEMGGLQAKMPLTGFSSLSAFLSAAGIPPFAGFWSKLLIIMALWTGGSKVFAAIALFSSILTAAYFLRLQKKVFFGKPSEKFKDLKEIKGSVGFAQILLTAVTVGTGLAFPLVLLYLKSRGIL; encoded by the coding sequence ATGCCGGCGTTATCGTATATTGCGGTCTCATTTCTTGTTGTTCCGCTTGCGGTCGTTGTCCTCCTCAATCTGTTCCCGAAAAAATCGGCCGACAGGATCGCCCTGTATTTTGCTTACTTCGGCGCCGCCGCCCAAATCGCGTCCTCGGCCGCCGGCTTCTTTCTGCTTGGGGCGGCAAACACGCACGAGTATGATTTTTCGTTGTTTTGGAATATCGCAAAAGCCGGCTCCGAGCGTTTCGAGGTGACCTCGCTTTCGCTGGTCATTTTGTTCTGCATCGGTTTCGTCTCGTTCGTATCGGTTTTGGTCGCCAATGAAACGGTGAAAACCAAAAAGGGCGCTTTTGTGAGTTTGCTGATGACGCTGATGCTCGGCATGAACGGGATGGTCATCGTCACGGACCTCTTCTCGCTGTATGTGTTCCTCGAAATCGTCGGCATTTCGAGTTTTGTTTTGATTGCGATGTTTAAAACCGAAGAGGGGCTTGAGGGCGCGTTCAAATATCTGGTGATGTCCTCGCTTGCCAGCATCTTCATTCTCACGGGCCTCGCGTTTTTGTTTATGCAGACGGGCAGTCTTCAGTATTCCGAACTCGGAATGAACGCCCTGAGCATGGGCACCCGGTCTGAGGGGATCCTTGTCTATGTCGCTTTTGTCCTGATGATCGCGGGCTTTGCCATCAAAACGGGCGCGGTCCCGTTCCACAGCTGGCTTCCGGACGCGCATCAAAGCGCCAATACGGCGGTCTCGGTGCTGTTGAGCGGAATCGTCATCAAGGTCGCGGGCATTTACGGCCTGATCGTTCTGACAAAACTGTTCCCGCAGTCCGCGGCAATCAAAATGACCCTTGCGCTCATCGGCGTGATTTCCATCATCGCCGGGGCGCTGTTCGCGCTTCGGCAGAACCACTTCAAGCGCATTGTCGCCTATTCGAGCGTCAGTCAGATGGGCTATATTCTGCTCGGCATCAGCACCGGAAGCGTGCTTGGCCTGCTCGGCGCCGTGATTCACATCTTCAACCACGCCACGATGAAATGCACGCTGTTTTCAAACGCCGCCGCGCTGCACGAACAGACGGGAACGCTCGACATCAATGAAATGGGCGGGCTGCAGGCAAAGATGCCTTTAACGGGCTTTTCCTCCTTATCGGCGTTTTTATCCGCCGCGGGGATTCCGCCGTTCGCGGGATTTTGGAGCAAGCTGTTGATTATCATGGCGCTCTGGACGGGCGGTTCGAAAGTGTTCGCGGCAATCGCGTTATTTTCGAGCATTCTGACGGCCGCGTATTTTCTGAGGCTGCAGAAGAAGGTGTTTTTCGGAAAACCTTCCGAAAAATTCAAAGACCTCAAAGAGATCAAAGGCAGCGTCGGATTTGCGCAGATCCTGCTGACGGCGGTGACCGTCGGGACCGGACTGGCATTTCCGCTGGTGCTGCTTTATCTGAAATCCAGGGGAATACTGTAA